The region GAGAGCGCCCCTTCGTGTGCCTCATCTGCCTGTCCGCCTTCACCACCAAGGCCAACTGTGAACGCCATCTCAAGGTGCACACGGACACACTCAGCGGTAGGTGGGCTGGAGAGGGCTGGGCTGGGGTCTCTGGGGCTATACTTCAGCCCCAGGAACCTGACCACAACAGCGTGGCCTACAGGTGTCTGTCACAACTGTGGCTTCATATCCACCACAAGGGACATCCTCTACAGCCACCTGGTGACCAACCACATGGTGTGCcagccaggctccaagggtgagATCTACTCACCAGGGGCTGGACACCCAGCAGCCAAACTTCCTTCAGGTAAGCAGCCATACTGGGGCCTCACTGGCCCTCTGatgaagtgggaggggagggagcttGTCCATAGGCAATACATGGTGTCCTTGTCAACCCTGGTCCTAAATCCCTTCTGCCTACCACATCCTACCTAGGGCCTGCCCTGGGCCTGACATGCAGCCCTGTGTTCTTGTAGACAGCCTGACAGGCTTCCAACAGCATTCGCTGATGCACAGTCCCCTGGTTCCCGCTGACAAGGCACCCACCCCATCCTCAGGACTGGACAATAAAGCCTTGGCCGAAGTCACCAACGGAGAGACCAGAGTGCCCCCCCAAAATGGGGGCAGCAGCGAGTCCCCTGCAGCCCCCAGGACCATCAAAGTGGAAGCTGCAGAGGAACCTGAAGCCGCCCGTGCCTCAGGTCCAGGAGAGCCAGGTCCCCAGGCTCCGTCTCGGACGCCTTCACCACATAGCCCCAATCCAGTCAGGGTGAAGGCAGAACTGTCCAGCCCCACGCCTGGCTCTAGCCCTGGGCCGGGAGAACTAACAATGGCCGGGACGCTCTTCCTGCCACAATATGTGTTTGGTCCAGACGCGGGCACAACCACTGTCCCTGCAGCACCACAGGCTTCGGAGATCCTGGCCAAGATGTCTGAGTTGGTACACAACCGGCTACAGCAGGGCGCAGGGAGCTCCGGAGCGGCGGGAACGCCCACAGGCCTCTTCCCGGGGACTAAGGGCGCCACGTGCTTTGAATGCGAGATCACCTTTAACAATATCAACAACTTCTATGTGCACAAGCGTCTCTACTGCTCGGGCCGCCGCGCGCCCGAGGACCCGCCCGCTGTGCGCAGACCCAAAGCAGCCACAGGAACCGCCCGCGCGCCTGCAGGTGTCGCTGCAGAGCCAGACCCGCCACGCTCATCGCCGGGGCCGGGGCCACGAGAGGAAGAGGCGAGTGGCGCGACCACTCCTGAGGCCGAGGCTGCGAGCCGGGGCAGCGAGGGCAGCCAGAGCCCGGGCAGCTCGGTAGACGACGCAGAGGACGATCCCAGCCGCACGCTATGCGAGGCCTGCAACATCCGGTTTAGCCGCCACGAAACCTACACTGTGCACAAGCGCTACTACTGCGCCTCACGCCACGACCCTCCGCCGCGCCGGCCACCCGTACCCACGCCGGCTCCGGGACCCGCGGCTCCCGCTGACAGCTCCGCCGGTGCGCACGCGCCGGCGTCGCAAACTGTACGAGCTGCCCGCAGCCGGTGCCCCGCCCCCAGCAGCAGGGCCAGCCCCCGTGCCGGTTGTATCCTCCCCTACGGCGGAGCTGCCCTCTTCTCCCAGACCCGCGAGTGCGAGCGCTGGCCCAGCCCCCACGCCCTCTCCGGGCCCGGTCCCCGACGGCCCCATTGACCTGAGCAAGCGGCCGCGTCTCCAGACCCCGGATACACCTACTGCTCTGCCCGCGCTGGCCGACTACCACGAGTGTACCGCGTGTCGCGTAAGCTTCCACAGCCTCGAAGCTTACCTGGCTCACAAGAAGTACTCGTGCCCCGCCGCACCTTTGCGCACCACCGCCCTCTGCCCCTACTGCCCGCCCAACGGGCGCGTTCGCGGCGACCTGGT is a window of Rattus rattus isolate New Zealand chromosome 17, Rrattus_CSIRO_v1, whole genome shotgun sequence DNA encoding:
- the Zfpm1 gene encoding LOW QUALITY PROTEIN: zinc finger protein ZFPM1 (The sequence of the model RefSeq protein was modified relative to this genomic sequence to represent the inferred CDS: inserted 2 bases in 1 codon); translated protein: MPPHPLKKMEALVGLVAGQVSVCPTADTRKGLALEPGRKQGLGGPLAATSLICFLSEELELALQDGQRCVRARLSLTEGLSWGPFYGSIQTRALSPEREEPGPALTLMVDESCWLRMLPQALTEEEANSEIYRKDDALWCRVTKAVPSGGLLHVLLVAEPHGTPKHPAQEPEEAGSSAPVHTDIQLLPQQAGMASILATAVINKDVFPCKDCGIWYRSERNLQAHLLYYCASRQRAGSPVSATEEKPKETYPNERICPFPQCRKSCPSASSLEIHMRSHSGERPFVCLICLSAFTTKANCERHLKVHTDTLSGVCHNCGFISTTRDILYSHLVTNHMVCQPGSKGEIYSPGAGHPAAKLPSDSLTGFQQHSLMHSPLVPADKAPTPSSGLDNKALAEVTNGETRVPPQNGGSSESPAAPRTIKVEAAEEPEAARASGPGEPGPQAPSRTPSPHSPNPVRVKAELSSPTPGSSPGPGELTMAGTLFLPQYVFGPDAGTTTVPAAPQASEILAKMSELVHNRLQQGAGSSGAAGTPTGLFPGTKGATCFECEITFNNINNFYVHKRLYCSGRRAPEDPPAVRRPKAATGTARAPAGVAAEPDPPRSSPGPGPREEEASGATTPEAEAASRGSEGSQSPGSSVDDAEDDPSRTLCEACNIRFSRHETYTVHKRYYCASRHDPPPRRPPVPTPAPGPAAPAXTAPPVRTRRRRKLYELPAAGAPPPAAGPAPVPVVSSPTAELPSSPRPASASAGPAPTPSPGPVPDGPIDLSKRPRLQTPDTPTALPALADYHECTACRVSFHSLEAYLAHKKYSCPAAPLRTTALCPYCPPNGRVRGDLVEHLRQAHGLQVAKPAASPGAEPRTPAERAPRDSPDGRAPRSPSPAPENTPSDQADQGARTSCKGPPAPAPAPGGGGGHRYCRLCNIRFSSLSTFIAHKKYYCSSHAAEHVK